The proteins below come from a single Campylobacter sp. CCUG 57310 genomic window:
- the feoB gene encoding ferrous iron transport protein B codes for MEIKVALAGQPNCGKSTIFNMLSGIHQHIANYPGVTVDKKSGFFSVGDLDIEMIDLPGTYSFSSYSLEEKVAKEVIINENPDVILNIIDSSNLKRNLYLTFQLLEIGVPVVLVLNMHDVAKRRGIIIDHKKMSELLRCPVICASASKGEGKEEIFEALRNVRKLKENYEEFKINYDELEIYISELESSLKFTDKNISKRWLCIKALEKDQTIIDLIKPKNPNVNDIVDSGRTKFHDTFDKDIESFLASFRYESADIIFHKCVEETKKGEVTLTDKADRVVLNRWLSFPILLAIIFIIYESSIVFGYKLTDYTWPVFAAIKNFVTDITPEANIAQIPMITDLANWLVNSAVALLNYLPIFFILFAMIAILEDVGYMPRMAFILDKLFRKFGLHGQSTLPLVLGGAFVGGCAVPGVMSTKGIADDRARMATILTVPLMNCLAKVPFYTLLLGAFFPTQMSIMLFYISTVTVLAALVIAKFLTSTILKTRETAPFVMELPPYHLPTFKGVILRSIERVWIYIKKVCTIVIAVAIVLFALLQFPGISKEKQEHYAQEEAKILATFDKVAKKTAYYELIDSRDEVAALLNFYDGYRAKKMGGSKDVDEKYEAKNAEFYKFLRVPKDDKDAKSINTALRKLSTARNKILRDQKNDKIENSLLGMAGRALEPISQFAGFDWKINVAFLSSFAARESAVATLGSIYETGKDDASVAQPEVIVPLSSDKELRPEEKMAKNSGYTPLHAASIIIFMLLTPPCIATMIVVKMQTNSYFWMCFGIFFPFALALVVSSLFFSISQAFGLSGLAAMSIYYFIMLLAVLVLWFVPEKRINWSGGIKK; via the coding sequence ATGGAGATAAAAGTAGCTTTAGCAGGGCAGCCAAACTGCGGAAAATCGACTATATTTAATATGCTAAGCGGTATCCATCAGCATATCGCAAACTATCCTGGCGTAACGGTAGATAAAAAATCGGGCTTTTTTAGCGTCGGTGATCTTGATATAGAGATGATAGATCTTCCCGGAACTTACTCTTTTAGCTCTTATTCGCTTGAAGAGAAGGTAGCTAAAGAGGTTATCATCAATGAAAATCCCGATGTGATTTTAAACATAATAGACTCTTCTAATTTAAAAAGAAATTTATATCTTACTTTTCAGCTTTTAGAGATAGGCGTGCCTGTCGTGCTTGTGCTAAATATGCATGATGTAGCTAAAAGACGCGGTATTATTATCGATCATAAGAAGATGAGCGAGCTTTTAAGATGTCCGGTAATATGCGCAAGCGCTTCAAAGGGCGAAGGCAAAGAGGAAATTTTTGAAGCTCTTAGAAATGTCCGGAAGCTTAAAGAGAACTACGAAGAGTTTAAAATCAACTACGACGAGCTTGAAATTTATATATCCGAGCTTGAAAGCAGCCTTAAATTTACTGATAAAAATATAAGCAAAAGATGGCTTTGCATAAAAGCTTTGGAAAAAGATCAAACCATTATAGATTTGATCAAGCCCAAAAACCCAAATGTAAACGATATTGTCGATAGTGGGCGAACCAAATTTCACGATACTTTTGATAAAGATATCGAGAGCTTTTTGGCTTCGTTTAGATATGAAAGTGCCGATATCATCTTTCATAAATGCGTAGAAGAGACCAAAAAAGGCGAAGTTACTCTAACCGATAAAGCCGATAGAGTAGTCTTAAACAGATGGCTTAGTTTCCCTATTTTGCTTGCAATTATTTTTATAATTTATGAAAGTAGCATTGTGTTTGGTTATAAGCTAACGGACTATACATGGCCTGTTTTTGCGGCGATTAAAAATTTCGTTACAGATATTACGCCAGAAGCGAATATAGCACAAATTCCTATGATCACCGATCTTGCCAATTGGCTTGTAAATTCAGCCGTTGCGCTACTTAACTATTTGCCTATATTTTTCATACTTTTTGCCATGATAGCCATACTTGAAGACGTCGGCTACATGCCTAGGATGGCGTTTATACTTGATAAACTTTTTAGAAAATTTGGACTTCACGGGCAGAGCACTCTACCTCTTGTACTTGGGGGTGCGTTTGTAGGCGGTTGTGCTGTGCCGGGAGTCATGTCGACAAAGGGAATCGCAGACGATAGGGCAAGGATGGCTACTATTTTAACCGTTCCGCTTATGAACTGTCTTGCTAAAGTGCCTTTTTATACGCTTTTACTTGGTGCGTTTTTCCCGACACAGATGAGCATAATGCTCTTTTATATCTCTACGGTTACCGTTTTAGCAGCACTTGTGATAGCGAAATTTTTAACTTCAACCATACTTAAAACTCGTGAAACGGCACCTTTTGTTATGGAGCTGCCACCTTATCATTTGCCTACATTTAAGGGCGTGATATTAAGATCGATAGAGAGAGTTTGGATATATATCAAAAAGGTTTGCACTATCGTTATAGCCGTTGCTATCGTGCTTTTTGCGCTTTTGCAGTTTCCGGGAATTTCAAAAGAAAAACAAGAACACTATGCTCAAGAAGAGGCGAAAATTTTAGCAACATTTGATAAAGTGGCTAAGAAAACCGCTTATTATGAGCTTATCGACAGTAGAGATGAGGTTGCTGCGCTTTTAAATTTTTATGACGGCTATAGAGCTAAAAAGATGGGTGGAAGCAAGGATGTAGATGAGAAATATGAGGCTAAAAATGCCGAATTTTATAAATTCTTGCGAGTTCCAAAGGATGATAAAGACGCAAAATCTATAAATACCGCTCTTAGAAAGCTTTCAACGGCTAGAAATAAAATTTTACGAGATCAAAAAAACGATAAGATAGAAAATTCTCTCCTTGGTATGGCGGGACGCGCGCTTGAGCCTATATCGCAGTTTGCAGGATTTGATTGGAAGATAAACGTAGCGTTTTTAAGCTCTTTCGCCGCTAGAGAATCAGCCGTAGCGACTCTTGGAAGCATCTATGAGACAGGCAAGGATGATGCCTCCGTAGCTCAGCCTGAGGTGATTGTCCCGCTAAGTAGCGATAAAGAGTTAAGGCCTGAAGAGAAGATGGCTAAAAATAGTGGCTATACGCCTTTGCACGCGGCTTCTATCATTATCTTTATGTTGCTTACTCCGCCTTGTATCGCTACGATGATCGTTGTTAAGATGCAGACGAACAGCTACTTTTGGATGTGTTTTGGGATATTCTTCCCGTTTGCGCTTGCACTTGTTGTTTCATCGCTATTTTTTAGTATTTCGCAAGCGTTTGGACTAAGCGGACTTGCGGCTATGAGTATATATTATTTTATAATGCTCTTGGCGGTTTTGGTGCTTTGGTTTGTTCCTGAAAAACGCATAAACTGGAGCGGAGGAATTAAAAAATGA
- a CDS encoding DUF4198 domain-containing protein yields MFKKVIVSAAVAGALATSAFAHFQMLYTPESALNKGGTIPLKLVFTHPFADEHTMDMGLQEDKSREKVVDFFVVHKEKKTDMLATLKEMKFKGSHNAGMGYDSEYKARGLGDHVFALTPAPYYEANEEAYIQQITKMIVNVGGAPTDWDAELGLKAEIVPLTKPYSIWAGSTFTGIVKSEGKPVPFAEIEVEYMNHAIDMKKNMTNPKGKFEAPQDSFVTLTIKANERGEFTFGIPKAGWWGFAALGVGPDKEYKGKELSQDAVIWVQAKDMK; encoded by the coding sequence ATGTTTAAAAAAGTTATCGTTTCAGCTGCGGTAGCAGGCGCTTTAGCTACTTCTGCATTTGCTCATTTTCAAATGCTTTACACTCCGGAATCTGCACTAAATAAAGGTGGCACTATACCTCTAAAACTAGTTTTCACTCACCCGTTTGCTGATGAGCACACTATGGATATGGGTCTTCAAGAGGATAAAAGCAGAGAAAAAGTGGTTGATTTTTTCGTAGTTCACAAAGAGAAAAAGACAGATATGCTAGCTACCTTAAAAGAGATGAAATTTAAAGGTAGCCACAACGCGGGCATGGGATATGACTCTGAATATAAAGCAAGAGGTCTTGGCGATCACGTGTTTGCACTAACTCCAGCGCCTTACTATGAAGCAAACGAGGAAGCATATATTCAACAAATTACAAAGATGATCGTAAACGTAGGCGGCGCTCCGACTGATTGGGATGCCGAGCTAGGACTAAAAGCCGAGATCGTGCCTTTAACTAAACCTTACTCAATTTGGGCGGGAAGCACATTTACGGGTATCGTTAAATCAGAAGGAAAGCCGGTTCCTTTTGCGGAAATCGAAGTTGAGTATATGAACCACGCTATTGACATGAAGAAAAACATGACAAATCCAAAAGGCAAATTCGAAGCCCCACAAGATAGCTTTGTAACACTTACTATTAAAGCTAACGAAAGAGGCGAATTTACGTTCGGTATACCAAAAGCAGGCTGGTGGGGATTTGCAGCTCTTGGCGTAGGTCCTGACAAAGAGTATAAGGGCAAAGAGCTAAGCCAAGACGCAGTTATCTGGGTTCAAGCAAAAGATATGAAATAA
- a CDS encoding FeoB-associated Cys-rich membrane protein — protein sequence MSGLEATFLIVIALAAGYFVYVKEFKQKDCGCGNKGNCHKKQQRG from the coding sequence ATGAGCGGATTAGAAGCAACTTTTCTTATAGTTATCGCACTTGCGGCAGGTTATTTTGTCTATGTAAAAGAGTTTAAGCAAAAAGACTGCGGATGCGGCAACAAAGGAAATTGTCACAAAAAACAACAGCGCGGGTAG
- a CDS encoding lipopolysaccharide assembly protein LapB, producing MQNIKIHTLNLQSSKRQRVDESSVFKDKSGLYITFCKDDSLDKFILDIASLNRKKKLFSALFIKRIISKFISIAAVFFILLSLLAVSIYEDFFKKLIFETPLKFSNTEMISLIFVIILFLGLLLLPQAFDTEGNSIKNIINSWLNTDSRRAKKLKLTLLNFSRETQIHLYNFDLKRSDEWLWKVFAKEILKRFENVNFYIRSDKVADIKRILTELGVKEIQIHENKANFDSKDKFDFRFMFSHRESKFYDLMRLCSTFITKKPNQKTYISLELFEYCGKNFFEDKQAENSSKLIFGFQNFITRSFKDFGFLAQQRSLQIFFTPCVRYDDLKTEERELAQYLRNHIEHCTDIFDNPLSLLILYHYTKDLVLDHKRSVKILEKFIKKVKEKQHYELINSYWFEIAGKMFDTNDIESFDSSNDSIYRKLSLSALDDLVFLFKRNGQFREAILLNRYLYEINPNRYALNISSLYERAGKLKEAYENFPKELNLGAKPSDIEVRYYQRKAAWIIISQRDEALKNEAKDILGKLEKMLFSHSEDNEPLWLWHFYNIKANLYEWENDFDEAIKFYKKCLFVPALGAFEYGASFVNMAISYRLKFISQNFSDITSIDTAIKFGKIGLSLKQSVGDRDELAISLHNLSLNMLYKILIDPNEDLYQETLNLATRALEILDETNSVKRLGIVLVENFIASSLLALDTSRIKTRLQESCGHISADELAQIKRIYFEFRKNNAIEKLEFLES from the coding sequence ATGCAAAATATCAAAATTCATACCCTAAATTTACAAAGCTCCAAGAGACAAAGAGTAGATGAAAGCTCAGTATTTAAAGATAAAAGCGGGCTTTACATAACATTTTGCAAGGACGACAGTCTTGATAAATTTATCCTGGACATAGCGTCTTTAAACAGAAAGAAAAAACTATTTTCAGCGCTTTTTATAAAAAGAATAATCTCTAAATTTATCTCTATCGCAGCGGTATTTTTCATACTTTTATCGCTTTTAGCGGTTAGTATTTATGAAGATTTTTTTAAAAAACTCATATTTGAAACTCCTTTAAAATTTAGCAACACAGAGATGATATCTCTTATCTTTGTAATTATTTTATTTCTTGGATTGCTGCTGCTTCCTCAGGCCTTTGACACCGAAGGAAACAGCATCAAAAACATCATAAACTCATGGTTGAACACCGACTCAAGAAGAGCCAAAAAGCTAAAGCTCACGCTTTTAAATTTTAGCCGCGAAACACAAATTCATCTTTACAACTTTGATTTAAAAAGAAGCGACGAGTGGCTTTGGAAAGTATTTGCAAAAGAGATTTTAAAGCGTTTTGAGAATGTAAATTTTTATATTAGAAGCGACAAAGTAGCCGATATCAAGAGAATTTTAACCGAGCTTGGCGTAAAAGAGATTCAAATTCATGAAAATAAGGCAAATTTTGACTCTAAAGACAAATTTGATTTTAGATTTATGTTCTCCCATAGAGAAAGTAAATTTTATGATTTAATGAGGCTTTGTTCGACATTTATAACCAAAAAACCCAACCAAAAGACCTATATCTCGCTTGAGCTTTTTGAATACTGCGGGAAGAATTTCTTTGAAGATAAACAAGCAGAAAATAGTTCAAAACTAATATTTGGATTTCAAAATTTCATAACAAGAAGCTTTAAGGATTTTGGATTTTTAGCACAGCAAAGATCTCTTCAGATATTTTTCACTCCTTGTGTAAGATATGATGACCTCAAAACGGAAGAGCGTGAACTAGCACAATACCTAAGAAACCACATAGAGCATTGCACCGATATTTTTGACAATCCGCTATCTCTTTTGATACTTTATCATTACACCAAAGATCTCGTGCTTGATCACAAAAGAAGTGTAAAAATTTTAGAAAAATTTATAAAAAAAGTAAAAGAAAAGCAGCATTACGAGCTTATAAATAGCTACTGGTTTGAGATAGCTGGCAAGATGTTTGACACAAACGACATAGAAAGCTTTGATAGCTCAAACGACTCAATCTACAGAAAGCTTAGTTTAAGTGCGCTTGATGATTTGGTATTTTTATTTAAACGAAACGGACAATTTAGAGAGGCTATCTTGCTAAACAGATACCTTTACGAGATCAATCCAAACAGATACGCTCTAAATATCAGCTCGCTTTATGAGCGAGCAGGAAAGCTAAAGGAAGCATACGAAAATTTCCCAAAAGAGCTAAATTTAGGAGCAAAGCCGTCTGATATAGAGGTAAGATACTACCAAAGAAAAGCGGCTTGGATAATAATCTCACAAAGAGACGAAGCGCTAAAAAATGAGGCTAAAGATATCTTAGGCAAGCTCGAAAAAATGCTGTTTTCGCATAGCGAAGACAATGAGCCTCTTTGGTTATGGCACTTTTATAACATCAAAGCAAATTTATACGAATGGGAAAATGACTTCGACGAGGCTATCAAATTTTATAAAAAATGCTTATTTGTGCCGGCTTTAGGTGCTTTTGAATACGGAGCAAGCTTTGTAAATATGGCTATCTCTTATAGACTCAAGTTTATATCACAAAATTTTAGCGATATAACAAGCATTGACACCGCTATAAAATTCGGCAAAATCGGGTTAAGCCTGAAGCAATCAGTAGGCGATAGGGATGAGCTTGCCATATCTTTGCACAATCTTTCGCTAAATATGCTTTATAAAATTTTAATTGATCCCAATGAAGATTTATACCAAGAAACACTAAATTTAGCAACTAGGGCGCTTGAAATTTTAGACGAAACGAACTCGGTTAAAAGGCTTGGGATAGTACTGGTTGAAAATTTCATTGCTTCATCTCTTTTAGCTCTTGATACTTCGCGTATCAAAACAAGACTGCAAGAGAGCTGCGGACACATAAGTGCTGACGAACTTGCTCAAATCAAGAGAATATATTTTGAATTTAGAAAAAACAACGCTATAGAAAAACTTGAATTTTTAGAAAGTTAG
- a CDS encoding gamma-glutamylcyclotransferase, giving the protein MYIFGFGSLINLKSAQKSFKRILTQDDLIPIKIKGYRRVWNAVSHINFDKEQVKGVFLNIKADKNSEIWGVAIKVKNDELEELKLREKNYSQICINKEQILDENFNAELTAFITTNDKFIAHKGDKNSFIPIKYINIIKDALDNYDDEFKQNFAEILKDFPFELKDGEYTFTDSLQNKAAKGS; this is encoded by the coding sequence ATGTATATATTTGGCTTTGGCTCGCTAATAAATTTAAAAAGCGCACAAAAAAGTTTCAAGAGAATACTAACACAAGATGATCTAATTCCAATTAAAATAAAAGGCTACAGGCGCGTTTGGAATGCAGTTTCACATATAAATTTTGATAAAGAGCAGGTAAAAGGTGTGTTTTTAAATATCAAAGCAGACAAAAATAGCGAAATTTGGGGAGTGGCTATAAAGGTTAAAAATGACGAGCTTGAAGAGCTAAAGCTAAGAGAGAAAAACTACAGTCAAATTTGCATAAATAAAGAGCAAATTTTAGATGAAAATTTTAATGCAGAGCTAACGGCATTTATAACGACAAACGATAAATTTATAGCTCACAAAGGAGATAAAAATAGCTTTATACCGATAAAATACATAAACATAATAAAAGATGCGTTAGATAATTACGACGATGAATTTAAGCAGAATTTTGCCGAAATTTTAAAAGATTTTCCGTTTGAACTAAAAGATGGAGAATACACATTTACTGATAGCTTGCAAAACAAAGCGGCAAAAGGTAGCTAA
- a CDS encoding energy transducer TonB, producing MKISPSQLSLNKKSNLSGLAGSALFHAILIVAFINLPTQIKPSMEESIKISLKSFKPPAAPLPPAPQPAPVQSLPEPIVVPPPPEPVIIPEPVVVPQPVVVPEPVKKVEPKPVEKPKPKPKPKKVAEKVEKPVEPIPAEPVVTAAVEPATPKEVAQPSTPVSAPVTTATDQKASPVTTQTVGEFSFATSAGDERFAKMQSAIKKHQKYPKRATKMRHQGVVEVSFFFKTNGTVSDVKVIKSSGFDSLDEAAMEAIRKASKEFPILEKDYLIKIPMAYKLI from the coding sequence ATGAAAATTTCGCCATCACAACTCTCACTGAATAAAAAATCAAATCTAAGCGGACTTGCAGGATCTGCGCTATTTCACGCGATTTTAATAGTCGCCTTCATCAATCTTCCAACGCAAATCAAACCTAGCATGGAAGAAAGCATAAAAATAAGCCTAAAATCATTCAAGCCTCCGGCAGCACCTCTTCCTCCTGCACCACAACCGGCACCCGTACAAAGCCTGCCCGAGCCCATAGTAGTTCCCCCACCCCCAGAGCCTGTGATAATCCCTGAACCGGTTGTCGTACCACAGCCTGTAGTGGTGCCTGAGCCCGTTAAAAAAGTAGAGCCAAAACCGGTTGAAAAACCAAAACCTAAGCCAAAGCCTAAAAAAGTAGCAGAAAAAGTAGAGAAACCGGTTGAACCAATACCTGCCGAGCCTGTAGTTACGGCTGCAGTAGAGCCTGCTACACCTAAAGAAGTAGCGCAACCCTCAACTCCGGTATCCGCGCCCGTAACTACCGCCACAGACCAAAAAGCAAGCCCCGTCACCACTCAAACCGTAGGCGAATTTAGCTTTGCTACATCTGCGGGCGACGAGAGATTTGCCAAGATGCAAAGCGCTATCAAAAAACACCAAAAATACCCTAAAAGAGCTACTAAGATGAGACATCAAGGAGTCGTGGAAGTAAGTTTTTTCTTTAAAACAAACGGCACGGTAAGCGATGTAAAAGTAATCAAAAGCTCAGGATTTGATAGTCTTGACGAAGCTGCAATGGAAGCGATCAGAAAAGCTTCAAAAGAATTTCCGATACTTGAAAAAGACTACCTTATCAAAATTCCAATGGCATATAAACTCATATAA
- the exbD gene encoding TonB system transport protein ExbD has translation MRMPKKEGLNVIPLIDIMLVLLAIVLSVSTFIAQGNIPIDLPSSESAKTEQEDNKIAVIINKDNEFFIDDEKIAEDNLKERLSDIDAKTLIELKSDKNSKFEMFVKVIDILKEKNHENFAITTLTE, from the coding sequence ATGAGAATGCCTAAAAAAGAGGGCTTAAACGTAATTCCTCTGATAGATATCATGCTTGTGCTATTAGCCATAGTGCTAAGCGTTTCTACGTTCATCGCACAAGGAAACATACCTATTGATTTACCTAGTAGCGAAAGCGCGAAGACGGAGCAAGAGGATAATAAAATAGCCGTTATCATCAACAAAGACAATGAATTTTTTATTGATGATGAAAAGATCGCCGAGGATAATTTAAAAGAGAGATTAAGTGATATCGACGCAAAGACTTTGATTGAGTTAAAAAGCGACAAAAACAGCAAATTTGAGATGTTTGTAAAGGTTATTGATATCTTAAAAGAGAAAAATCATGAAAATTTCGCCATCACAACTCTCACTGAATAA
- the exbB gene encoding TonB-system energizer ExbB, with amino-acid sequence MEFLKANVDYIIIAILGFMSFLVVWFTIERIIFYANVKLENYKKVEEFEEALTKNLTTLYIVYSNAPYIGLLGTVAGIMITFYDMGMSGGIDTKSIMVGLSLALKATALGLIVAIPTLMLYNGFMRKVEVLINRYKAKYENA; translated from the coding sequence ATGGAATTTTTAAAAGCGAATGTGGATTACATCATCATAGCTATTTTAGGTTTTATGAGCTTTTTAGTTGTTTGGTTTACTATCGAACGTATAATATTTTACGCTAATGTCAAGCTTGAGAACTATAAAAAAGTTGAAGAATTTGAAGAAGCTCTTACAAAAAACCTTACAACGCTTTACATAGTCTATTCAAACGCTCCATATATAGGTCTTTTAGGCACGGTTGCAGGTATTATGATCACGTTTTATGATATGGGTATGAGCGGAGGAATTGATACCAAAAGCATCATGGTTGGACTATCTCTAGCCCTTAAGGCTACGGCTCTTGGGCTTATAGTGGCTATCCCTACGCTTATGCTTTATAACGGCTTTATGAGAAAGGTAGAAGTTTTAATCAATCGCTATAAGGCAAAATATGAGAATGCCTAA
- a CDS encoding tetratricopeptide repeat protein: MKKLLMFLAALFLAGCASSSTPSAPSIKNTSVDTDFNTRALAILKPKCDSGNFSACNDLALSYQNLQDHKTAFNIYERTCKSGHQKACTNLANMYMYGDQIGLKKDTQKALEIYKNSCVNQGADSCYYLGEYYRSDDGKESDFAMAFDAYSRGCTLGDMPSCTNMGILYELGLGTQKDEYKALQIYKSSCFSGEVSGCDNMKRIQGR; the protein is encoded by the coding sequence ATGAAAAAATTGCTAATGTTTTTAGCCGCTTTATTTCTTGCAGGATGCGCTTCGTCATCTACGCCTAGTGCTCCAAGTATAAAAAACACATCGGTTGATACGGACTTTAACACTAGAGCGCTTGCTATACTAAAACCAAAATGCGATAGCGGAAATTTCTCGGCATGCAACGACTTGGCGCTGAGCTATCAAAATTTGCAAGATCATAAAACGGCATTTAATATCTATGAAAGAACTTGCAAAAGCGGACATCAAAAGGCTTGCACAAATTTAGCCAATATGTATATGTACGGAGATCAAATCGGACTAAAAAAAGACACTCAAAAAGCACTTGAAATTTATAAAAATTCATGCGTAAATCAGGGGGCTGATTCATGCTACTACTTGGGCGAATATTACCGTTCAGATGACGGCAAAGAATCAGACTTCGCAATGGCTTTTGACGCATACTCAAGAGGTTGTACGCTTGGAGATATGCCTTCTTGTACCAATATGGGAATTTTATACGAGCTTGGTCTTGGAACACAAAAAGATGAGTATAAAGCTCTTCAAATTTATAAATCGTCCTGCTTTAGCGGTGAAGTTTCAGGATGTGATAATATGAAGAGAATTCAAGGAAGATAA
- a CDS encoding type II secretion system protein produces MELEALLNQLNYGVNDTTLNQLKRVLNNSSGVSTEEIITLNDHLKPHRCFVALSGSEDYFKIKNVATSEEIKQEVEEIIQKWASKHKFSLKKVNDTTHYILGRVE; encoded by the coding sequence ATGGAGTTAGAAGCACTTCTTAACCAACTAAACTACGGCGTAAACGATACTACGCTAAATCAACTAAAAAGAGTTCTGAACAACTCAAGCGGAGTAAGCACGGAAGAGATAATTACTCTAAACGATCATTTAAAACCGCATCGTTGCTTTGTCGCTTTAAGCGGAAGCGAGGATTATTTTAAGATTAAAAATGTCGCAACTTCCGAAGAAATAAAGCAAGAAGTCGAAGAGATAATCCAAAAATGGGCGAGCAAGCACAAATTCTCCCTTAAAAAAGTAAATGATACAACGCATTATATATTAGGAAGAGTCGAGTGA
- the prfB gene encoding peptide chain release factor 2 produces MDNYEYTELLKKLETKTNNIALIIKPNEIEKRLEAISELENDPSFWQDITRAGQIGKEKTKITNILAKFKEAKNALTDTRDLYDLANLENDEETLNSLYEDADALEEKIVNLEISMLLSGEDDNKNAIVTIHPGAGGTESNDWASMLYRMYLRFCEREGFKVETLDFQEGDEAGLKDVSFIVKGENAYGYLKAENGIHRLVRTSPFDSAGRRHTSFTSVMVSPEIDDDIEIQIDEKDIKIDTYRASGAGGQHVNKTESAIRITHYPTGIVVQCQNDRSQHKNKATAMKMLKSRLYELELMKQQEASASVEKSEIGWGHQIRSYVLFPYQQVKDNRSNLAYSQTDAILDGDIKKIIEGVLISQKSIM; encoded by the coding sequence TTGGACAACTACGAATACACCGAACTTCTTAAAAAACTTGAAACCAAAACCAACAATATCGCCCTTATAATCAAACCAAACGAGATAGAAAAACGCCTTGAAGCCATAAGCGAACTTGAAAACGATCCAAGTTTTTGGCAAGATATCACGCGCGCAGGACAAATCGGCAAAGAAAAGACTAAAATAACAAATATACTCGCAAAATTTAAAGAGGCCAAAAACGCGCTTACCGACACAAGAGATCTTTACGATCTTGCAAATTTAGAAAATGACGAAGAGACGCTAAATTCGCTCTACGAAGATGCAGACGCACTTGAAGAAAAAATAGTAAATTTAGAAATTTCAATGCTACTTAGCGGCGAAGACGATAACAAAAACGCTATCGTTACCATCCATCCTGGCGCAGGAGGCACTGAGAGTAACGACTGGGCGAGCATGTTATATCGTATGTATCTGCGCTTTTGCGAAAGAGAGGGCTTTAAGGTAGAAACACTTGATTTTCAAGAGGGCGATGAAGCGGGTCTTAAAGACGTAAGTTTCATAGTAAAAGGCGAAAACGCCTACGGCTACTTAAAGGCGGAAAACGGAATTCACCGACTTGTGCGAACAAGCCCGTTTGATAGTGCAGGACGCAGGCATACGAGCTTTACAAGCGTAATGGTAAGCCCTGAGATTGATGATGATATAGAGATACAAATCGATGAAAAAGATATCAAGATAGACACTTATAGAGCAAGCGGTGCCGGCGGTCAGCACGTAAACAAAACCGAAAGTGCAATTAGAATCACGCACTATCCGACAGGTATAGTCGTGCAGTGTCAAAACGATAGAAGCCAACATAAAAACAAAGCAACCGCTATGAAAATGCTAAAATCTCGCCTTTATGAGCTTGAGCTTATGAAGCAACAAGAAGCGAGCGCAAGTGTCGAAAAAAGCGAAATCGGCTGGGGTCATCAGATACGCTCTTACGTGCTTTTCCCGTATCAGCAAGTAAAGGACAACCGCTCAAATTTAGCCTACTCTCAGACTGACGCGATACTTGACGGAGATATAAAAAAGATAATTGAAGGCGTCTTAATAAGTCAAAAAAGCATAATGTAA